ttttttttttcctccccaagACAACGAACGGGGGAGGCGAGCGTGGACGGCTGGGGAAGGGCTTGTTGTGCGGACAGTGAAAGGGCTCCTCAGTCAGTTGGCTGGGAGCAACAATGGAGTCTGCGTGCCTGAGAAAACCCCCGTCTGCAAGATGCTTGTGGCTACCAGGGCATTTCTGTGGCCGAGAGTTTAAAGATTAAGGAGAAAATTTATACAGGATAATAGAAagaaggcagaggaggagatggagggagggagggagggagggagggggcgaggTGGGGGCTGCTGAGCTGAAATGCCATTGTTGGAGCTCGTGTGGCTCTGCAGTGAGGGACAGCTGCCTCCCAGGCctgcttgctcatgtgaaaACGGCAGTGCGGCTCACCGTgaatatccacacacacactcacacaccgagtcacacacagacaggtggTCCCTGATGTGAACTCAGTGTGCTCCCAGTCAAGGGAAGGAACTAGAAGGAATTTGGGGAGTGGCCTTTTAAAGCTTCCTCTTCCCTCCGCTTACTCTCAAAGAAAGCAGAGCCTAAAGTGAGTCGGAGAGCTGAAAACCAGAATGAGAAGGGCTCCTCATCCCAGGTCAGGGCAggagagcagatgaaaaatgatcTGCGAGGAAGGCTAGATTAAAAAGAGGTTCAGCCTTGTCTCCTTTACTGTAAACCCATGTGCTTTCATTCCCGTTTCTATTTCTCAACTTTGAAATGCGTTCCAATGTGCATAATGGTGTTTTCGTGGTCACTGATGCTGCTTTACTCCCCAGTTTAATCAAACCTACCACTAGTTTATATGTCTCCTATGAATAAGGACCTCCTGGGTTTGTATCATTCATTCTTGAAGTGACAGATTTCAGACAGCTTGGATTGTCACACTGTTTTTGCAAAAGAAGATATTTCCGAGTGGTGTTTGTGCTTCTGTCAAATCAAGCAAATGTTCCTCAGacaacaaggttttttttttttttacaggagaAACAATcaaaattattataataatacaaacttcacacagaaattgtttttttcagtctatAGAATGTGCATTCAAGACAAACAATCTCAGATTTTGTTGAGTTAGAACTGATGTAGTGATCCTACAAGACAAGTGAGCACCGCCGGTATCAGAAATGTGAGGTGAAGGAGTGTTTATCGGCCACATCAGAGCCGGCCGCCCGTGTTTTTGGCGTTGCGTGTAATCCTTTATGTGCTTATGCACGATATGACAGATGTACAACATATCACTGGCATGCAGCGTTAATCTGCTCTTGACCCAGTGGTACAGTTTCACGTAACGGTAACCGTACCATCTGAACGGAGCGCCAGCAGGCGCCCACTCATCTGGAGTTCAGATTAAATAATGAAACCCACACCGTGTTTGGTGAAACACGAGATGGCAGATATTTCTGCTTGCAGCAGACATTCATACAGTTAAACGCCGCACTTGTAGTAGCACGCAGGCTTCTGGGCCGCCTGGCTGGGAATATTCCCCCTGCAGTGTCGATCACATGGTTTTTACAGTCAGGGATTCGTGCTCGCGCTGACACACAGTGTGATCAGGGAGAGCTCAGCTTGCCCTCAGATACAGGAATTATGAGATGACGTTTTCATTCTCCGAGCAGCACTATGACTCACTCCTTCCTGTTCTCGTTGGAATacgccctcctcctgctgttttcctttttttttttttccctgaccgGGCTCCTGTTTCCTCAGGTTAACTGGCCCTCGTGCTCCCTGTGAATGTCTGTCACCATGGCGAAGCGTGAGACCGGCAGCACCAGCCCCGTGGTCAGGCAGATCGACAAGCAGTTCCTGGTCTGCAGCATCTGTTTGGATCATTACCACAACCCCAAGGTGCTGCCCTGCCTGCACACCTTCTGCGAGAAGTGAGTAGCCAAGCAGTCTTTCactcctcattcattcataaagtgACGATTGATGGTCTTATTGGTCTTGGTCTTATCTGAATGTGTAAATaactgaagactgaagaaagAGATGTCAGAATCAAAATAGAACAGTTGTCAGTTATAAAAtctcaaaaacaaagaagttaaagaaaattgtttttgttctaacaGTTCTATTTTTGTTCTGTCTATCCTTAGTAtttctctctctacctctcttgatctgcttctttctctttgtACCGTATTTCTCTTTTATatctttctctttatttctcttcatttagTAATATTTCTATCACTCTCTATCCATCTCTCTCACTTTCTTATTGTTTAATATCTATAACAGTTTACATTAATTGTATCTTTAAGCTATTTTCCTACACTGTTACAAATCTTTTGGTTTAATTGTAATACTTAAGGGATATAGGACAATTAAATCAAAAATATAAAGGCATATCCAACAATAGTTAAAAGATAACATGACACATTATTTTACCAAGATTCCTAAGTTGTAGTGCATCTTGACCTGTTTTGGATAAATATCTTGGATGTATGCAGCTCCTGTGACTCCTCTCTGGATAAAGTTTTGTATGTAATACTGTCAAGGATGAATTTGAAATATTAAACATCATTAAGGccaaaaaatgacagaaatccCTTAATCTCTTGAACAGGTTATTTGCTCATCCTGAGGAAGGATTTGTTGTTACATCATGCCagccctgaaaaaaaaatcttcctttGTTCCATTTCAGATGTCTCCAGAACTACATCCCCCCCCAGTCTCTGACGCTGTCCTGTCCAGTGTGCAGACAGACCTCCATCCTGCCAGAGAAAGGCGTGGCGGCCCTGCAGAACAACTTCTTCATCACCAACCTCATGGAGGTGTTACAGCGAGACCCCGAGTGCAGCCGGCCCGAGGCCGGCAGCGTCCTGGAGTCGGCCACCGCCGCCACGACCTGTCAGTCCCTCTCATGCCCCAACCACGAGGGCAAGGTGAGCCGGAGCGGAAGGAAAGGGGGCGTTTACTGAGAagatgttcctgtttttttgttttttttttcttcctgtgatcAGGTACCAAATATGGTGTTCTTTTGTGTGttgctccactgcaccacctgcaGGTGATGGAGTTTTACTGCGAGTCATGTGAAACGGCCATGTGTCTGGAGTGCACAGAGGGGGAGCACAGGGAGCATGTGACGGTTCCTTTGAGAGACGTGCTGGAGCAGCATAAGTCGGCTCTGAAGAACCAGCTGGACACTGTGCGCAACAGGTACGCTTCCTCATTACGTCTATCATGAAGACACTAATCACTGCCGGGCGTATTGGAACCTAGAGAAAGGCTGGTTTGGAGGTTTAATctgttgtttgtctttattCTGGCAGGTTACCACAGCTCACAGCCGCCATTGATCTGGTGAATGAAATCTCCAAGCAgctcacagagagaaaaaatggGGCTGTGACTGAAATAAGCAACACTTTCGACGAGCTGGAGAAGGCCCTGCACCAACGCAAGACCGCCCTCATTACCGAGGTGGAGAACATCTGCAGCACCAAGCAGAAGGTCAGAGTCTCCAAGGTTCAGAGGGACGGGAAAGATCATAGAAATGATTTTAGTCAAGGTCTTATTAAGCATCCTGCTCTATTCCAGGTACTTCAAGCCCAGCTGACGTCTTTGCTGCAGGGCAAAGAGAACATCCAGAGCAGCTGCAACTTCACGGAGCACGCCCTGAGCCACGGCAGCGCCACCGAGGTCCTGCTGGTGCAGAAGCAAATGGGCGAGCGGGTCAGCGCGCTGGCGCGGCACAACTTTCCCGAGCACCCGCACGAGAACGGACATCTGGAGTGCCAGGTGGAGACGGACGGACTGAGGCGCTCCATCCAGAACCTGGGGGTCCTGATCACGACGGGCGCCGTGGGCCACACCAGCGTGGCCACGGGCGAGGGCCTGCGGCACGCGCTGGTGGGCCAGCACACCACCGTCACCGTCACCACCAAAGACAAGGACGGGGAGCTCGTGAAAACCGGCAACGCCGCCCTCAGGGCGGAGATCGCCTCGGCCGACGGGGCGTGCACCGAGGCCGAGGTGGTGGACAACAAGAACGGCACCTACGAGGTGGGCTACACCATCCGCTCCGAGGGGGAGTTCACCTTCTCGCTGCTGCTGTACGAGCAGCCGGTGCGGGGGAGTCCGTTCCGCCTGCGCGCCGTCAAGCCGTCCGACGTCCTGCAGTCGCCGGACGACGTGAAGAGGAGGGTGAAGTCTccgagcggaggaggagggcatgTCCGGCAGAAAGCCGTGCGCCGGCCCTCCAGCATGTACAGCACCACCAAGAAGAAGGAAAACCCAATAGAGGATGAGCTGATCTACAGAGTGGGTGGGTGAATACCTGCTGCTCTCTTCGCTTAATCATACTAACGCACGATTATTTAAGATCTTTAAattatttggttaaaattctAAAAGTGCTCACTGAGAACTGAATTTATCAAGCCAGAGAAAACCTTGACGGCCTGTTTGTCTGGCAGGAACGAGAGGGCGAGACAAAGGAGAATTCACCAACCTTCAAGGCATCTCAACCTCAAGTAACGGGCGGATTGTGGTGGCAGACAGCAACAACCAGTGTATACAGGTCACTGTCTCTGATTCACTCAAGCTGTGGACCGAATCCATCTGCGGTATGTCAGAGTAACCACGTActctcgttttgttttttttaggtatTTTCTAATGATGGCCAGTTTAAGATGAGGTTTGGAGTGAGGGGGCGTTCCCCCGGCCAGCTGCAGCGCCCCACGGGGGTCACAGTGGACATGAATGGAGACATAATCGTAGCCGACTACGACAATAGATGGATTAGCATCTTTTCTTCAGATGGCAAGTTCAAGGTCAGTGCTTTCAATCAGAAAAACTTAAATGTTTCTATGTATTCACCGCTGAAAGCCTAAATAATCAAACCCTGTCCGCTGGTCACAGAATAAAATTGGAGCTGGGAGGCTGATGGGGCCGAAAGGCGTGGCCGTGGATAAGAACGGACACATCATCACGGTGGATAACAAGGCGTGTTGTGTCTTCATCTTCCAATCTAATGGGAAGCTGGTGACAAAGTTTGGAGCCAGAGGAACATCAGACAGACACTTTGCAGGTACTGTGCTGTTAAAATAATCCgtagtttcagatgttttggtGATATTTCCTCCTCCAGGAGCGGCGGTAATCCTCATGCATCAGGACATGCACTGGGCCAGatttacagattttatttatctttCTTTACAGGATTGTTGATTTGCACCAGCTGTTGCTTGACATGTTTTATGCACTCTTTATTTTAAAGCCTGACTGATGTATGCATGTTTATCTGCTTGCTGAATGATAGTAACTAACACACGAttgatgtttttgcttttattgcacTAAATAGAGTGAATTATACTGAAGGACTTTACTAATCTTATCAACACTTGTCAAATATTTTGTCTTCTGAACACCCTCGCaatgaaataatgataaaattAGCCTTGCATAAACACGTAAATATCTCCTCCGTTGTTCTCAAACATGCTCCGACAGACGTGATTAATCTGTTTACGTCTCTCTGTGAGGAATATTTTCCCATCCATGCACAAGAAATGCATAAACACACTCTGAGCTGGTCCAAGGTTtcccacaaatgcacacagATTGTATTAAATTCAATTTATTCCAGCTCCAGTTACAACAAAGTCGTCTCACTCTACTCTACTTTTGAACATTATGGAGAAAATTTAGCGTGATCTCTCATGAGAGGACAGTGAACCTGTGAGCACTGTTGGTTTATTCCTGCAGTGACCACGAAATTCAGTTCTATTTAGTTACATTTCTATTCTGCGAGTTACCGTacacataaaacagaaaaaaaattattaaattcCATAAGAATAGATCGTTTAAATGCCGAAAGTGGTTAGATGATTGTAACTCTATCGGTGAGAAAGTTCTAATCCAGATCTTTAAAAGTAGGAAGTGTTGCATGAGGAGCCTGATGGCTAAAGCTGCGCCTCCCGTTCAGAAGCTCTCTGGAAACAAAGTGTTCTGCTGGGACAATATCCCACGAAAACCAGCCGAAGATCTGATCAAGCCGGGTTGTAGAAAGCTTTTTATGTTCCAACAGGAATATTAAATTAAATCGAGAGAAACCAACATGGAAGAAATCTGATTTTGCTTTCTAGTTTCCGTCAGTACTTCCACTGCAGCGTTTTGAATCAGCTGGGATGTTTTCAAAGAGTTCCTGGAGATGATATAGAATTCCAATAGTCTGTCTCAGagtcgtttttttttaacatcgcTGAgccaacaggaagaagaaaagcgTATTGGAACATTTATTGTGGCAAACTGTAGTGGATTTTAGAGATTTTATTGAGGTGAATGAAGACATAACATTTGATTTATTATAACAttttttagaaatatttcaCTGATTTGTTCTTTTACCAGATATGGCTTTCCTGATGTTTATAATGTGTTAACTTGATGTTTCCTGACCTTCAAAATAAACCACCAACCAAAGTTGCACAGTAAAAGTCCTCCAGTATATGAACTTGCATCCAGTCACCATGTCGTTGTAAAGAGTCTGATTCATGATGCACGTTGCTGCATGAGGAGCTGTGATGATTGTTTCTGCCtctcacccagacctgcaggaacaataaccccccccccccccccccccccccctcctcaccggCAGCCCCCTCCGGCCTGCGGATTTCAGTTGAAACTCACCCGTTCTTCCAATTTCATTTCTCACTTggaccttttcttttcttttagagAAAAGTGGTGCAAACATTGCACTGGAAACAAAGCTTAGTAAATCTGGCCCTCTTTTCAGTAAGTAATGAATTCACTGTGAGTGGAGAGAATAAATATttgttgtgtctttgtgtgttgaTGCGTCACCACCGTCATGTCTCACGTGTCGTCCCACATCGGCTCTCAGAGTCTCACTGTGACCGAATGAGTCCAGAAATAGTGTCTGACTTCCTCCGGTCTGCTGCGAGCCGGCAGCTGACTCATCGCTGCTGTTTCCCTCTCCGTCTGCAGGTCCGCACTTCGTGGCTGTCAATAACAAAAATGAGATCGTGGTCACAGATTTCCATAACCATTCAGTCAAGGTATGGTCTACTGAGTCAGTGTCAATGGACAAAAACCACATGAGAATAGAACACGAGAATATCTTTAAAGTTTATTAATGCAGAATATTCCAGAGTGgctttattaatttatttattcagtttgtaGAATAGTAAGAGAAATCAAGATCTAATGACTAATTTAAGATCAtgttgttttaatcattttgtcATATCTATAAATAATCATAATTacattttgaagttgtttttaaaatgcaaagaaCATCTCAGTGAAGTGAAATAAGATTGATTTAATGGGTTTATTATTTGCACTTAGATTATCAGCAGCACATAAAATAAATTAGTTGAACAGGAAGACAAATACTGAGATTTCTAGTTTGAAATGTCCAGATCTTGTAGATTCTATGTGGATTAGACTTAACTGATGACACTGAGATTTCATCTGATCGTATCTCGAGTGTTTCCTGTGACGTGTgactgttttctcttctggcTGACAGGTGTACAATGCAGATGGCGAGTTCCTGTTTAAATTCGGTTCCCACGGAGAGGGAAACGGCCAGTTTAACGCTCCCACAGGGGTGGCTGTGGACGCCAACGGGAATATCATCGTTGCTGATTGGGGCAACAGTCGTATCCAGGTGGGAAAAGCGTGATTCCAGTAAAAACTCATCGGCTTTCTGACGGCGTCACTCATCAGTTTGTCTTCCTCTCCAGGTGTTCGACAGCTCAGGGTCCTTCCTCTCCTACATCAACACCTCCGCCGACCCGCTGTACGGCCCTCAGGGCCTGGCCCTCACCTCTGACGGCCACGTGGCGGTGGCAGACTCCGGGAACCACTGCTTCAAGGTGTACCGCTACCTGCAGTAGAGGTCGGACGCAagccatcttcctcctcctcttcctcttcgccGCCGAGcactgacaacacaacaaatgTATTCCACAGGGTGCAATGATTTTGTTTTCCCCAGTACAGCCTTTCGGCGTGCACATCGGCTGATCCCCAGGTGTCGCCTCACTTCACCTTTACGATGTGTATTGaagttgatttctttttttcgtcTTTTTGAGGGATGTAGCGACAAGTCCAGCCGGTTTTTAGAGAATGTGcagaagcctgtttttttttccctctttgtgtGTCGTACACTGTTCACGGGACTATTACCACCAGGCCAGGCGGGACGGCGGATAGATGGAAGTATTTAATCAGCCATAACTTATTCAGATGCATgaactctctctcctctttcatttTTACGACTCGGTTGCTTCTCCGTCATGAGCTACTTAACGCTTCCAGTGAAACGAACGGCGCCACACGCTTCTCCAGCAATGAAATGTAAAACGTATCGGTCACCAAACATCTCACCTAGACAGACGCCATCACCATCTGTGCATTGATTTGctgtatgtactgtatatacATGAATGTACATTGTGTATATTAGATCACTCTGTTATGTGCTCCCACTTTGAAACACGCGGCCTTTCGGGCGTCTCAGAGTGCAGCAGTCAAGGATTTTAAAACGTGTGTGTATGGCAGCTGTTATACAGAGTGTGCTTTTCAAACATACCCAGCACATGCTTATATGAAGAAAGAGTGTCATATTTATTGCTAATGTAAGCAGCACAAaaaccttttttctctctctctcttctttttgttgATATCTGTTGTTTTGAAAGggggaaaacagtggaaaagctaatttattttattttttactagCTCAGCATTTACaaattatttttctaaattgatgtgcttggtttgttttctttgagtcctttttttttctttcaccttaACTTTCCCCTGAAAGCAGAATTCAGTctaccatccacccacatccggAACAGGATGCATGTTTGTGCACACGGGCGGCTCTTTTCCAAAGCTACAACCCGACAACCGATACTGTTTTTTGAGTTCATCTCTTCAAAGCGAGAGACTCATTCATCTAAGGATTATTTTGCATGTGAAAATGCAATAGCTTTATTCAGAAAAGTGCTTCTACCTGACCGAGAACAATGGGCATATCTCAGGAAATCCATCCGAAATTCAAGTTTTCACATCGTGGTTTCATGATTTCAGGGGTTTGGAGAGAGCTTTGTGAGAAAACTGTTGATTTGCGCAAATGCAGTTtggaactttaaaaaaacaaaaaaaaaaagaagaaagggatGGGATATGAATTctgttttacagtgtttgttAAGTTGTGGCTTTCACATGAGAAAGGTTTACAAATGTATTACTGTAAATGACCACTAGTGAAGACGTCAGTGCTGACAAACGCATCACACATGATACACGTTTACTCTTAACCTGCTAGATCTCCGTTTCCGCCTGCACCCACACCACTGCACCAGTTGCTACCCCCTCCTGTCCATTCTGTGTAAATGTAAGAAAACAAGGtgccacagcagaggagaggagagcaggtgCGGCTGAAGCGGCCTCCTGGTGGGACTCCGTTACCCAAACAGCTTAGGGAGCTTTTTCTGAGCTGCGAGACTCAAAACATCCACACCTAAGTCCTCCAGGCAGCGGCCGCTTCCACACACCTGATCTCTGATTTGACTTGTTGCCAA
The sequence above is a segment of the Salarias fasciatus chromosome 14, fSalaFa1.1, whole genome shotgun sequence genome. Coding sequences within it:
- the LOC115400148 gene encoding tripartite motif-containing protein 3-like isoform X2; protein product: MSVTMAKRETGSTSPVVRQIDKQFLVCSICLDHYHNPKVLPCLHTFCEKCLQNYIPPQSLTLSCPVCRQTSILPEKGVAALQNNFFITNLMEVLQRDPECSRPEAGSVLESATAATTCQSLSCPNHEGKVMEFYCESCETAMCLECTEGEHREHVTVPLRDVLEQHKSALKNQLDTVRNRLPQLTAAIDLVNEISKQLTERKNGAVTEISNTFDELEKALHQRKTALITEVENICSTKQKVLQAQLTSLLQGKENIQSSCNFTEHALSHGSATEVLLVQKQMGERVSALARHNFPEHPHENGHLECQVETDGLRRSIQNLGVLITTGAVGHTSVATGEGLRHALVGQHTTVTVTTKDKDGELVKTGNAALRAEIASADGACTEAEVVDNKNGTYEVGYTIRSEGEFTFSLLLYEQPVRGSPFRLRAVKPSDVLQSPDDVKRRVKSPSGGGGHVRQKAVRRPSSMYSTTKKKENPIEDELIYRVGTRGRDKGEFTNLQGISTSSNGRIVVADSNNQCIQVFSNDGQFKMRFGVRGRSPGQLQRPTGVTVDMNGDIIVADYDNRWISIFSSDGKFKNKIGAGRLMGPKGVAVDKNGHIITVDNKACCVFIFQSNGKLVTKFGARGTSDRHFAGPHFVAVNNKNEIVVTDFHNHSVKVYNADGEFLFKFGSHGEGNGQFNAPTGVAVDANGNIIVADWGNSRIQVFDSSGSFLSYINTSADPLYGPQGLALTSDGHVAVADSGNHCFKVYRYLQ
- the LOC115400148 gene encoding tripartite motif-containing protein 3-like isoform X1, giving the protein MSVTMAKRETGSTSPVVRQIDKQFLVCSICLDHYHNPKVLPCLHTFCEKCLQNYIPPQSLTLSCPVCRQTSILPEKGVAALQNNFFITNLMEVLQRDPECSRPEAGSVLESATAATTCQSLSCPNHEGKVMEFYCESCETAMCLECTEGEHREHVTVPLRDVLEQHKSALKNQLDTVRNRLPQLTAAIDLVNEISKQLTERKNGAVTEISNTFDELEKALHQRKTALITEVENICSTKQKVLQAQLTSLLQGKENIQSSCNFTEHALSHGSATEVLLVQKQMGERVSALARHNFPEHPHENGHLECQVETDGLRRSIQNLGVLITTGAVGHTSVATGEGLRHALVGQHTTVTVTTKDKDGELVKTGNAALRAEIASADGACTEAEVVDNKNGTYEVGYTIRSEGEFTFSLLLYEQPVRGSPFRLRAVKPSDVLQSPDDVKRRVKSPSGGGGHVRQKAVRRPSSMYSTTKKKENPIEDELIYRVGTRGRDKGEFTNLQGISTSSNGRIVVADSNNQCIQVFSNDGQFKMRFGVRGRSPGQLQRPTGVTVDMNGDIIVADYDNRWISIFSSDGKFKNKIGAGRLMGPKGVAVDKNGHIITVDNKACCVFIFQSNGKLVTKFGARGTSDRHFAEKSGANIALETKLSKSGPLFSPHFVAVNNKNEIVVTDFHNHSVKVYNADGEFLFKFGSHGEGNGQFNAPTGVAVDANGNIIVADWGNSRIQVFDSSGSFLSYINTSADPLYGPQGLALTSDGHVAVADSGNHCFKVYRYLQ